The Calditrichota bacterium genome contains a region encoding:
- a CDS encoding glycosyltransferase codes for MAKGQKKGKKKRRTGRQKKTAESQSNLRPGISICMIVKDEEKHLPKCLESVKGLGAELVIVDTGSTDRTIEIARGYGARVFHFPWNNNFSDARNESLKHATKDWIIWLDADDRLPKSEHEKIRRLARQKPDRGFHFILRNQGLDDSRCFQLRMFPNHPDIRFEGAVHEQAASALKRLHLPIENTDVTLIHTGYATEEIVRAKKKKYVNMMEAWLADHPDDCLIQYQFALTNHTMDNHKRAVQEFEKFLSHSGCLNQDKNVTFYALILTGRSYLNLGNTDKALHYLLEAEKLNAQSDFLKMSLAEVYTNRSDPKKAIQYLESVGDLTTPQITFMPLDFSVLHFGQMALLASNWMKLGELEKARYYLEEAEKLKPERAEIDYYWGEWYERSGYSEKALSFYKQATQKSPETFLYHFKKGTLHLAMGDALHASQEYEMCQNLLPGKKEVLVNLGVLERNYGRLEKSEAFLKKALEKYSHDADVSYHYAQTLFDAGNYEGSLAILREGEPFRRTEKMVLLLLLNLFHLQKMNEFGQELEKFRTAFVPGIPGDQPGLSEGFFDLAYSYQQAVRPVEAELAYSLFIQIKSEPKQAEFQKWVEFQMKAFHLNAAISNLETLILNTKGSASLMRYFHYLSQCYASLGIREAVEMCRQKISVLSEESDHAHVTVHDNRLDVQTV; via the coding sequence ATGGCTAAGGGACAGAAAAAAGGCAAAAAGAAACGACGCACGGGGCGACAGAAAAAGACCGCCGAAAGTCAGTCGAACCTGCGCCCGGGAATCAGTATTTGCATGATTGTGAAGGATGAAGAAAAGCACCTGCCGAAATGCCTGGAAAGCGTGAAGGGCCTGGGTGCAGAACTCGTCATTGTGGACACGGGTTCCACGGACCGCACCATTGAAATTGCCCGAGGCTACGGGGCCCGTGTTTTTCATTTTCCCTGGAACAACAATTTTTCCGATGCCCGGAACGAATCTCTGAAACATGCCACAAAGGACTGGATTATTTGGTTGGATGCCGACGACCGGCTGCCCAAAAGCGAGCACGAAAAAATCCGCAGGCTGGCTCGTCAAAAGCCGGACAGGGGATTCCATTTTATCCTGCGCAATCAGGGATTAGACGATTCCAGGTGTTTCCAGCTTCGCATGTTTCCCAATCACCCGGATATTCGATTTGAAGGAGCGGTTCACGAACAGGCGGCCAGTGCGCTGAAGCGGCTGCATCTGCCTATTGAAAATACCGACGTTACCCTGATCCACACCGGCTATGCAACCGAGGAAATTGTCCGCGCGAAAAAGAAGAAATATGTGAACATGATGGAGGCCTGGCTGGCTGATCATCCGGACGACTGCCTCATCCAATACCAATTTGCATTGACCAATCACACAATGGATAATCACAAAAGAGCCGTACAGGAATTTGAAAAATTTCTGTCGCATTCCGGCTGTTTAAATCAGGATAAAAATGTAACCTTTTACGCGCTGATTTTAACGGGACGCTCCTATCTGAATCTGGGAAATACAGACAAGGCCCTGCACTATTTGCTGGAGGCAGAAAAGCTGAACGCCCAATCCGATTTCCTGAAAATGTCTCTGGCGGAGGTGTACACCAATCGCTCCGACCCCAAAAAGGCCATTCAGTATCTTGAAAGTGTGGGTGATTTGACGACGCCCCAAATTACATTTATGCCGCTGGATTTCAGTGTTCTTCACTTTGGGCAGATGGCCCTTTTGGCCTCAAATTGGATGAAGCTGGGGGAGCTGGAAAAGGCCCGCTACTATCTTGAGGAAGCAGAGAAGCTGAAACCCGAACGCGCTGAAATTGATTACTACTGGGGAGAGTGGTACGAAAGAAGCGGATATTCGGAAAAGGCGCTTTCATTTTATAAGCAGGCCACCCAAAAATCTCCTGAAACATTTTTGTACCATTTTAAAAAGGGCACACTGCATTTGGCCATGGGAGATGCCCTGCACGCCAGCCAGGAATACGAAATGTGTCAAAACCTTCTTCCGGGCAAGAAAGAGGTGCTGGTAAATCTTGGCGTTCTGGAGCGAAATTATGGCCGTTTAGAGAAATCGGAGGCCTTTTTGAAAAAGGCTCTCGAAAAATACAGCCATGATGCCGATGTGTCGTACCACTACGCTCAAACCCTTTTTGATGCCGGAAACTATGAAGGAAGCCTGGCCATTTTGCGAGAGGGCGAACCCTTTCGCCGAACGGAAAAAATGGTTTTGCTCTTGCTTTTGAATCTTTTTCATTTGCAAAAGATGAATGAATTCGGGCAGGAATTAGAAAAATTTCGTACCGCGTTTGTGCCGGGCATCCCCGGGGACCAACCGGGTTTATCTGAGGGATTTTTTGATCTGGCCTATTCCTATCAACAAGCCGTCCGGCCTGTTGAAGCTGAGTTGGCTTATTCCCTATTTATTCAGATAAAGTCAGAACCCAAACAGGCTGAGTTTCAAAAATGGGTCGAATTTCAAATGAAGGCCTTTCATTTAAATGCCGCGATTTCAAATCTTGAAACCCTCATTCTGAACACAAAGGGCTCCGCATCACTCATGCGGTATTTCCACTATCTGAGCCAATGTTATGCGTCACTCGGTATACGGGAAGCGGTTGAGATGTGTCGACAGAAAATATCCGTTTTATCGGAAGAATCGGACCATGCGCACGTGACTGTTCACGACAACCGCCTTGACGTACAGACGGTTTAA
- a CDS encoding flagellin — MSLRIYHNITAMTAYRNLTVSDNMLSKSLERLSSGLRINKAADDAAGLGISQRMRAQISGLQMASRNASQAVNVVQTAEGSMNEIHNMLTRMRELAVQASSDSVGSDDRGYLNSEFTALKNEIDRIATSTEYNGTKLINGSYTGNTVSSTASVTTATPELGVQEIALNGANAGTYTITDSSGSTLTMTNGTTTQTITLTGTGTSGAPADGETITANFSELGITLTLNQAYDDADLDGKKIVVESGSGGQFQVGADNAADNRISFTIGNLQASGTTLGLSSVVISSKSAAQSAIDSIDTAIDAVNSQRSNLGAVQNRLGYTIASVNNQAENIQASESTIRDADFALEMSSYTRAQILVQAGTSMLAQANATPQTVLTLLRG; from the coding sequence ATGAGTTTACGTATTTATCACAACATTACTGCGATGACTGCGTATCGCAATTTGACCGTATCGGACAACATGCTGAGTAAATCGTTGGAACGCTTGTCATCCGGCTTGCGCATTAATAAGGCTGCTGATGACGCCGCAGGTCTGGGTATTTCTCAGAGAATGCGTGCGCAAATCAGTGGCTTGCAAATGGCCAGCCGGAATGCCAGTCAGGCCGTAAATGTGGTTCAGACGGCTGAAGGTTCCATGAACGAAATTCACAACATGTTGACCCGTATGCGGGAATTGGCTGTCCAGGCATCTTCGGACAGTGTTGGTTCCGATGACCGGGGTTACCTGAATTCTGAATTTACGGCGTTGAAGAACGAAATCGACCGTATTGCAACATCCACCGAATACAACGGGACCAAACTGATCAACGGAAGTTACACCGGCAACACGGTCAGTTCCACGGCCAGCGTAACAACGGCTACACCGGAGCTTGGTGTTCAGGAAATTGCCCTGAATGGAGCCAATGCCGGTACGTATACGATTACGGATTCCAGCGGCAGTACTTTGACAATGACCAATGGAACCACCACGCAGACCATCACGCTGACCGGTACAGGCACCAGTGGCGCGCCTGCTGATGGTGAAACCATTACGGCCAATTTTTCGGAACTGGGAATTACGCTGACCCTGAATCAGGCCTACGATGACGCAGACCTGGATGGAAAGAAAATTGTAGTCGAATCGGGTAGTGGCGGCCAGTTCCAGGTAGGGGCCGATAATGCGGCCGACAACCGAATCAGCTTTACGATTGGAAATCTGCAGGCCAGCGGGACTACACTGGGATTGAGCAGTGTCGTTATTAGTTCCAAATCGGCGGCCCAGAGTGCGATTGATTCGATCGATACGGCCATCGATGCGGTGAACTCCCAGAGAAGTAATCTGGGTGCTGTTCAAAATCGATTGGGTTACACGATTGCAAGCGTGAACAACCAGGCAGAAAATATTCAGGCATCCGAATCAACCATTCGGGATGCGGACTTTGCTCTGGAAATGTCCAGCTACACACGGGCACAAATCCTTGTCCAGGCGGGTACATCCATGTTAGCACAGGCAAATGCCACCCCTCAGACTGTTTTAACACTGCTCAGAGGGTAG
- a CDS encoding flagellar protein FlaG yields MSAIYAMKTVANELPRVEAVRLPVHYPNSFSGAEKKVDHRPPKQRESVPKQEIADLQKQTDKLNRIMDIFSRKIRFFVDSKENKVVIKIIDSRSGEVIRQIPPEKMINFVNRINTMIGFVLDEKA; encoded by the coding sequence ATGAGTGCCATATATGCCATGAAAACCGTTGCCAATGAACTGCCCAGGGTGGAAGCGGTTAGGCTGCCTGTGCATTATCCAAATTCCTTTTCCGGAGCAGAAAAAAAAGTTGATCATAGGCCTCCAAAACAAAGAGAATCGGTACCCAAACAGGAGATTGCTGATCTCCAGAAACAAACAGATAAATTGAATCGGATAATGGATATTTTTAGTCGGAAAATCCGATTTTTCGTTGATTCAAAAGAAAATAAGGTCGTTATCAAAATTATCGATTCCCGATCCGGAGAGGTCATCCGGCAAATTCCACCGGAAAAAATGATCAATTTTGTTAATCGGATTAACACTATGATTGGTTTTGTCCTTGATGAAAAAGCATAA
- the fliD gene encoding flagellar filament capping protein FliD gives MPGTFSVGGLASGLDTQNILDQLVAIERRPITLLQNRKDGYKKKLDVWNQVSSKLSDLISSLGKLRTESNFKAFTTNSENEDIVTLSATSSAEAAEHSIKVLQIAQQRKISSQSFESKTENLGLTGDFLIDGKLISVSTTDSLMDIRDKINNANAGVQASILELADNEFRLVIASKSTGEDGFHILDASTTNILQNLGLTTGTESIKNQITGGVESDSFSDISATIGSVLNLSSPQSGTVTIGDKTVSIDLSSDTLSTIKDKINAASPTGVVASIVSDTENNQTIYKLRIEGTSTFSDDNNILQTLGILEGDTGAPATAQVITGSAVNTTDGSTAITAATTFGSIYNANVSNGDTITIVGKDHSGTDVSSTFTITDTSTTTVQDLLDAIESAFSGAVTASVNSSGKIVVTDNSTGTSQLDVNLIENNEGGGSLNFGTFSTTTTGRDAISGDLQAGQDASIEVDGIQLTRSSNSISDILQGVTLNLHKADTTSTVNISVSRDFDTIKSNINDFIKKYNGIIDFINKQFTYDTDKEKAGTLLGDTTLISVQSEIKNIVSDRISGLPETLRSLAQIGIDTDSDGKLSMDESKFDEKIQDNFDGVVKIFSAIGETTDSDISYINHTKDTLPGTYAVNITQAATQAEVLGTTNLQTGIAGSEVLTLADKYTGQTASITLDSGLTIDEIVSKINAETSQTYSQKRTSSGTILTSGNPATSSTLWSDVDGDITSGDTITISGTTHNGNSVSSVYTVSDGDTVGDFLTAIQDAFDNTVTATINDQGEIVVTDVDSGTSQMDISLTPNNEGGGSLDLGTMDLTQTGRYDLEITAYNDNGYLKIVHDSYGSAYGFSVTQSTNYLGITDGSYAGQDVAGTINGENATGTGQILTGDSGDSNIDGLSIQVTLTPSQLSDQGADQGSISLTYGVAEQLYTHLKKITDEFDGYVSLREKNIQDTMDDIQDRIDLMEQRVAKKKQNLEDQFLNLERSMAALNSLQSYLGPQLAHLSSSFG, from the coding sequence ATGCCAGGCACATTTTCAGTTGGTGGTTTAGCTTCCGGTTTGGATACACAAAACATCCTGGACCAATTGGTGGCCATTGAAAGACGGCCCATTACATTGTTGCAGAACAGAAAGGATGGGTACAAAAAGAAACTGGATGTTTGGAATCAGGTATCCTCCAAGTTGTCCGATCTAATTTCTTCGCTGGGAAAATTGCGTACTGAGAGCAATTTTAAAGCATTTACAACCAACAGTGAAAATGAAGACATTGTCACTCTGTCTGCCACATCGTCGGCTGAGGCCGCAGAACATTCCATTAAAGTTTTACAGATCGCACAGCAGCGAAAAATATCCTCTCAATCCTTTGAAAGCAAAACAGAAAATCTTGGGCTGACGGGCGATTTTTTAATTGACGGCAAGCTTATTTCCGTAAGCACAACAGACAGCCTGATGGATATCCGGGACAAAATCAATAATGCAAATGCCGGGGTTCAGGCCTCCATTCTTGAGCTTGCAGACAATGAATTCCGGCTGGTGATTGCCAGTAAATCAACGGGGGAAGACGGATTTCACATCCTGGATGCCAGTACGACAAATATCCTGCAGAATCTTGGTCTGACTACAGGCACGGAATCCATAAAGAATCAAATCACGGGAGGGGTCGAATCCGATAGCTTTTCAGATATTTCTGCAACCATCGGAAGTGTGCTTAATCTTTCATCTCCCCAAAGCGGAACGGTTACCATTGGTGATAAAACGGTCTCCATTGATTTATCTTCAGATACACTGTCCACAATAAAGGATAAAATAAATGCGGCGAGCCCAACAGGAGTTGTGGCCTCCATTGTTTCAGATACCGAGAATAATCAAACCATTTACAAGCTGAGAATTGAGGGAACCTCCACATTTTCCGACGATAACAACATATTGCAAACACTGGGGATTCTTGAAGGGGATACCGGCGCTCCTGCTACGGCACAAGTCATTACCGGGAGTGCTGTCAATACGACAGACGGATCAACGGCCATCACGGCCGCAACAACCTTTGGCAGCATTTACAATGCGAATGTTTCCAACGGGGATACCATCACAATTGTAGGAAAAGATCACAGTGGAACAGATGTTTCCAGTACATTTACGATTACGGATACGTCCACAACCACGGTTCAGGATCTTCTGGATGCGATTGAATCGGCGTTTTCAGGAGCTGTTACGGCATCCGTTAACAGTTCGGGAAAAATTGTAGTCACCGATAATTCCACCGGTACCAGCCAATTGGATGTAAATCTTATTGAAAATAATGAAGGCGGAGGCAGCCTTAATTTTGGGACATTTTCAACCACAACCACCGGTCGGGATGCAATTTCTGGAGATCTCCAGGCGGGGCAGGACGCTTCTATTGAAGTGGACGGCATTCAGCTCACCCGAAGTTCCAATTCCATTTCGGATATTTTGCAGGGTGTCACACTTAATTTACATAAGGCGGATACAACATCCACCGTCAATATTTCGGTTTCCCGAGATTTTGATACGATCAAAAGCAATATTAATGATTTCATTAAAAAATATAATGGCATTATTGATTTTATTAATAAGCAATTTACGTATGATACAGACAAGGAAAAAGCCGGCACTCTGTTGGGAGATACAACATTGATTTCGGTTCAATCTGAAATTAAGAATATTGTTTCGGATAGAATTAGCGGTTTACCGGAGACGCTTCGTTCGCTTGCTCAGATTGGAATCGACACCGATAGCGACGGAAAACTCTCAATGGACGAATCGAAATTTGATGAAAAAATTCAGGATAATTTTGATGGCGTGGTCAAGATTTTTTCGGCTATCGGAGAAACCACAGATAGTGATATTTCCTATATTAACCATACAAAGGACACCCTCCCCGGAACTTACGCCGTAAATATTACCCAGGCTGCCACCCAGGCAGAAGTTCTGGGAACGACCAATTTGCAAACGGGAATTGCGGGTTCGGAGGTGTTAACGCTTGCTGACAAATATACGGGGCAAACGGCGTCCATTACACTTGATTCAGGGTTAACCATTGATGAAATTGTCAGCAAAATCAATGCGGAAACCTCTCAAACATACAGCCAGAAAAGGACGTCTTCGGGAACCATTCTCACGAGTGGAAATCCGGCGACCTCCAGCACGCTCTGGAGTGATGTTGATGGGGATATAACCTCTGGCGACACGATTACGATTAGCGGCACCACGCATAATGGAAACAGCGTCTCCAGTGTTTATACGGTTTCGGATGGAGATACGGTAGGTGATTTTCTCACGGCCATCCAGGACGCTTTTGATAATACGGTTACGGCAACCATTAACGACCAGGGAGAAATTGTGGTCACGGATGTGGATTCCGGAACCAGCCAGATGGATATTTCGCTGACCCCCAACAATGAGGGAGGCGGGTCGCTCGATCTGGGGACAATGGACCTGACCCAAACGGGGCGGTATGATTTGGAAATAACCGCGTACAATGATAATGGCTATCTGAAAATAGTTCACGATAGCTACGGCTCTGCATATGGCTTTTCTGTGACACAAAGTACAAACTATCTGGGGATTACGGATGGAAGCTATGCCGGTCAGGATGTGGCCGGTACCATAAATGGTGAAAATGCCACGGGAACGGGTCAAATACTCACGGGCGACAGCGGGGATTCCAATATCGACGGATTGAGCATTCAGGTTACCTTAACGCCCTCACAATTAAGCGACCAGGGGGCAGACCAGGGCAGCATTTCGCTGACTTACGGCGTGGCTGAGCAATTATATACGCATCTGAAAAAAATTACCGATGAATTTGACGGATATGTTTCACTGCGGGAAAAGAACATTCAAGACACAATGGATGATATCCAGGATCGAATTGATCTAATGGAACAACGGGTGGCAAAGAAAAAGCAAAATCTCGAAGATCAATTTCTGAATTTAGAGCGGTCAATGGCTGCGTTGAATTCCTTACAAAGCTATTTGGGCCCCCAATTGGCGCATCTGAGTAGTTCATTTGGTTAA
- the fliS gene encoding flagellar export chaperone FliS — translation MVAKQGLESYLNTSIDTLDAGKLIVLLYDKLEEKLQLAIDRLNDGDMMGKGNAILKSQDIIMELLSSLNLKTGQIAINLQAIYLFMFRELNRINLEKDVNALKKVLRAVQELKSAWVEITTKKKSETTQAKHPDKRQQKTLAIVA, via the coding sequence ATGGTGGCAAAGCAGGGATTGGAATCCTATTTAAATACGAGTATCGATACGCTGGATGCCGGGAAACTTATTGTGCTGTTATATGATAAACTGGAAGAAAAGCTGCAATTGGCCATTGATCGGCTCAATGATGGGGATATGATGGGAAAGGGAAATGCAATTCTCAAAAGTCAGGATATTATAATGGAATTATTGTCTTCTCTGAATTTAAAAACAGGCCAAATCGCTATAAATCTTCAGGCTATTTACCTTTTTATGTTTCGAGAACTCAATCGGATTAATCTTGAAAAAGATGTGAATGCACTGAAAAAGGTGCTCAGAGCGGTTCAGGAGTTAAAAAGTGCATGGGTTGAAATTACCACAAAGAAAAAAAGTGAAACAACGCAAGCAAAGCATCCGGACAAACGGCAGCAGAAAACACTGGCCATTGTTGCTTGA
- a CDS encoding flagellar protein FlgN, with product MPIHQYKEGLLTALSDHYRTYQNLYRLSKKQNDFLKNKEMDSLFETTPKKENLVESLKLSEKEINHYQRKWSDLRDNLSFEDRQEVQRVLENIQSVVKDLLSMENENKKLLEHQKSEVKSNLSRLSVNKRNIRKYMLQEQLYKQEKMQ from the coding sequence ATGCCGATTCATCAATATAAAGAGGGGTTATTGACAGCATTAAGCGATCACTATCGAACCTATCAGAATTTGTACAGGCTTTCTAAAAAGCAGAACGATTTTCTGAAAAACAAGGAGATGGATTCCCTTTTTGAAACGACTCCCAAAAAAGAAAATCTCGTTGAAAGCCTCAAATTAAGTGAGAAGGAGATTAACCATTATCAAAGAAAATGGAGTGATTTGCGGGATAATCTTTCATTTGAGGATCGGCAGGAAGTGCAGAGGGTTCTGGAAAATATTCAATCCGTTGTAAAAGATTTGCTTTCGATGGAAAATGAAAATAAAAAATTACTCGAACATCAAAAAAGCGAAGTAAAAAGTAATTTGTCAAGACTTTCGGTGAACAAAAGGAATATTCGGAAGTATATGTTACAAGAGCAGCTCTATAAGCAGGAAAAAATGCAATAG